The genomic segment CTTACGGCTTTTTGTTGGGGCTTGGAGCGGCTTCGCGCATTGGCGTGTATGACTATTTGGGATATTACGATATTTGCTACATCGGCGACGAAGTCAAAAACCCTGGCCGCACGATTCCCCGTTCGATCATCATCAGCGTTGTCGCTGTCGCGCTGATTTACGTGTTGATCAATCTTTCGATCATTGGCGTCATATCCTGGCGGGAATTCGTTCCCGCGGAAACAACCAAACCATTGTCAGATTTTGTCGTCTCGATTTTGATGGAAAGAATTTACGGTCGCCCAATCGCCATTGCTGTCACGCTGATGATTTTGTGGACGGCGTTTGGTTCATGTTTTGCGTTGCTGTTGGGATATTCGCGCATTCCCTTTGCGGCGGCGCGCGATGGATATTTTTTCAACGTCTTCGGCAAACTTCATCCGCGGCATAACTTTCCGTATGTTTCCCTGCTGGTTATTGGAGCCATTTCGATTGTGTGTAGCTTCTTTTCGCTGGGAACCGTGATTGATGCGTTGATTGCCCTGCGAATCCTGATTCAGTTCATCGGGCAAATTTTCGCTGTTTCCTTGCTCCGAAGAAACGCTCCGCATCTGGATCGCCCGTACCGCATCTGGCTGTATCCGCTGCCTAGTCTGGTTGCGCTGGTCGGTTGGTTATTCATTTTCCTGACGCTGGATAATTCGATCAAAATTTACAGCTTACTGGCGATGACGATTGGCGTGATTAGCTTCCTGCTCTGGGCGCGAGCAACGTATCGCTGGCCGTTTCAGACTGTGGCGACAACCCACGATTAACTTCATCGAACATCCCATATCGTCAGTCGCTCGACTTTGTCAGGCATTTTCTTGCCAAAATTCGGGCAGCGCAGAACACTCACCAAACACGCTAACCACTTGAATTTAAGAGAGTTCCACCGATAAAGCTAAGTTGCCCGTGTCGCTGGCATACGCGTTGCTCAAAGAATAGCGCGCAAAGCTAAGCGGTCGCGAAATCTGAATGGTGAAGGCAAGTGATTGTGAACGCGAACCGTCGCTACTTGAAGAACGTTTTGGCACATTGACGAATCTGCTAAGATCGCCACGACCCAAGCATGTGGCGGCATCGAAGGAGGAAGGATCATTCCCTTATTTGGCCTTTATCCGGCGTGGTAAGCAGTATCTGGATAAACCAGCTTGGATTGAAGGGGGAAGAATTATGAAAGCAGTCAGAAAATTTCTTTTTGCAATTTCAGTAGTTATAGCATTGACGTTTACCGCTTCCGCGAACGTTCAGTGGCAAGGGCAAGAAAAAAAACCGGAAAAAGTGAAGGAACAGCCCAAACCTGACAAAAACAAAGAGGAGCGTCGAGACAACGAACGGAATGACCGAAAGGATGAAAAGAAAAACAACGAGAGAAAACGTCCGTAGCTCCAAAACCAGCTCATGATTTCGTCTGCCTGCAAGAGGCGATAACAACTTTCTCTCTCCTTACCGTACTATCCCGCTGCCAACGAATTGTCAGCGGGATTTTTTTATTCCCAAACGAGCCTGCGCTCCGAGCATTTCCCTGCTCGGAGCGGAGCGCAGGCTTGTTGTCGCATTGATCTCTAAGCGTTCGCTTTGGCGGCGGTTTTCTTGGCTTTTCTCGCCTTGCCCAATTGCTTTGGATTTTTGCGAGTTTTCCCCGAAGTGCCTCTGCTGATCTTTCCGCGTTTGGTGCGTTGATCACCTCTACCCATTTGAAAAATTCCTCCGATGATTGTTGAAGTTTGATTTTTGAGAAGGCGCGCATTGTACGTGCAGTCTCCACCAAGCTCAAGCCAAGCTCGCGTCCAAAGTTTTGAGGAAAATTTGCGAAGAAAATAACACCTCCTCGCTGGACGCCGCGCGGGGTAAGAACGTAAACTGCGCCCGCGAGTTTTCCTCACACAAAGCACTCACAACGGCAGGTTAACTTCTGAAAACTCGCACTTGATCCGGAATTGTTTTCAATTGATTTCTGCCGCGCGACTGTCGGTGAATGTCGCGGGGAAGTTTCTACGACTCACAGTCACTTTCACACGAGGGAAAACCCTATGCACTACTCAATGAATTTCTCCATGCGTATCATTCGTCAACTTTCTGCTTGGACTGTGAAGTCCTCACGTCGTGCACCAGTGCTGTTTGTGCTTGCCACGGTTCTGATGGCATCCGCAGCCTTCTACGCTCGCCGAATTTCAGCCGACACCGGCAGTGGCGCAGTCAGCCTGACCACGCCGGGATCTGCCTATACACAAAACTTCGATTCTCTTTCAAACACTGCTGGCAGCACCACAAATACCACACTGCCAACCGGCTGGTACCTGACTGAAACAGGCGGTGGCGCTCGCGACAACGAACAATATGCAGTGGACACTGGCAGCAGCAACACTGGGGACACTTATAGTTATGGGGCTGCTGGGAGCACAGAACGCGCCTTGGGAGGTTTGCGCAGCGGCACCCTCGTTCCTTTATTTGGTGCAAAGTTTACGAATAACACAGGATCAACCCTTACTTCGCTCGACGTCGCTTATACGGGAGAAGAGTGGAGGCTCGGCACCGCAAGCCGAACGGATCAGATAAATTTCGAGATCAGCACTGACGCCACAGACCTTTCCACAGGCACGTATACAGGGGTTGCGGCACTCAATTTCGTCACCCCGGACACTGTTACAACCGGAGCCAAGAACGGCAACGCTGCTGGTGACCGCACGGCTCTCAGTTCCACCATCACCGGCTTGAGCATTCCGAACGGCGCCAGCTTCTTCATTCGCTGGACTGATACGGATGCATCTGGCGCTGATGATGGATTGTCAGTGGATGATTTTTCAATTACGCCGAATGGGGGCGTTCCCACTCCAACACTCAACATCAATGACGTAACGCTGGCAGAAGGAAATCCTCCGGGCACGACGACCTTCACTTTTGCGGTCACTCTCTCCGCTCCGGCTGGTGCCGGTGGAGTCACTTTCGACATTGCCACCGCCGATGGAACCGCCCAGGATGGCAATCCCGGCGGAGAAGACAACGATTACGTCGCACAGGGTCTTCCCGGCCAGAGTATTTCGGCGGGTTCAACCGGACCATACAACTTCAGCGTAACGGTCAATCGCGATACGACGCCTGAGCCGAATGAAACGTTCTTTGTGAATGTCACGAATATCACCGGAGCGAATGCTGGTGACACACAAGGGCAAGGCACAATCACCAACGATGATGTGACGCTGACGCCGATTCACGACATTCAAGGCCCCGGTTCCAGTTCGCCGATCCCCGGCTCATCCGTTACCACAACCGGCATCGTCACCGGTTTGAAGAGCAATGGATTTTTCATCCAGGAACCGGATGCGAGTGTGGACGCCGATCCGGCGACTTCTGAAGGCATTTTCGTCTTTACCAGCAGCGCGCCGCCTGCGGCTGCCGCCATCGGCAATCTGGTTCAGGTCACAGCGACCGTGCAGGAATTCGTCCCTTCAAGCGATCCTTTGCAACCGCCCTTGACGGAATTGGCATCGCCAACAGTATCGCTCCTGACCAGCGGCAATTCATTGCCCACGCCAGTTCCTCTGACAGCGACCTTCCCTGATCCCGCCGGGCCGTTCGACCAACTTGAGCGCGTCGAAAGCATGCGCGTTTCGATGACATCGCTCACCGTTTGCGGCCCGACGCTGGGAAGCGTGAATGAACCAAATGCGACGGCGACCAGCTCAGGCGTCTTCTTTGGCGTTTTCACCGGTGTTCCGCGCCCATTCCGCGAAGCGGGCATTCAACAACCGGATCCCCCGCCTTCGGGAACCATTCCGCCGATTCCGCGCTGGGATACCAACCCGGAAATCATTCGCGTAGACAGTGATGGTCTGGTCGGAGGCTCGCAGATCAACGTCAGTACCAGCACTGTGCTCACAGGTTTGGTCGGACCACTGGATTATGGATTTCGGCATTACACGATTCTGCCTGATCCGGGATCATTGCCAATGATTCCGGGCGGCATGGTTGCCACTCCTGTGACCGCACCAACAAGCAGCGAATTCACGGTTGGTTCTTACAACCTGGAACGTTTCTTTGACGACCAGAACGATCCGGCAATCGGCGAGCCTGTGCTAACGACAGCGGCCTATCAAGGCCGTTTGGCAAAGGCGTCGTTGGGAATCCGGAACTACATGCTGATGCCGGATGTTGTCGGCATCGTTGAAATGGAGAATCTGGCAACGTTGCAAGCTCTGGCGGCAAAGATCAGCGCCGATGCCATCGCCAACAGCCAACCGGATCCGCTATATCAGGCATTCCTGGTCGAAGGCAACGACGTGGGCGGCATTGATGTAGGCTTCCTGGTCAAATCTGCAACCGTTTTTGGTTCGACCCCACGCGTCACGGTCAACGCCGTCGTACAGGAATCGAAAAACACTCTTTTCACCAATCCCGATTCCTCAACAGAATTGCTCAATGATCGTCCGCCGCTGCGGCTGGATGCGACGATCAACTTCGCCACAGGCGCAAGCTTCCCCGTCCAAGTCATCGTCAACCATATGCGTTCTTTGAACGGCGTGGATGATAAC from the Acidobacteriota bacterium genome contains:
- a CDS encoding amino acid permease, which translates into the protein MNDTTSSRETPHLVRHFGTLQATALNMSNMIGIGPFLTIPLLMSALGGPQAMLGWLVAVLIVIPDGMVWSELGAAMPGSGGSYLYLREGFGSKTLGRLMAFLFIWQFIVSGPFEIASGYIGFAQYLNYIWPNASKNLVVIIIGAINIALLYRQITHIGKITVSLWIGTLLTTGLVILTGAMHFDAKIAFDFPPGAFKFSYGFLLGLGAASRIGVYDYLGYYDICYIGDEVKNPGRTIPRSIIISVVAVALIYVLINLSIIGVISWREFVPAETTKPLSDFVVSILMERIYGRPIAIAVTLMILWTAFGSCFALLLGYSRIPFAAARDGYFFNVFGKLHPRHNFPYVSLLVIGAISIVCSFFSLGTVIDALIALRILIQFIGQIFAVSLLRRNAPHLDRPYRIWLYPLPSLVALVGWLFIFLTLDNSIKIYSLLAMTIGVISFLLWARATYRWPFQTVATTHD
- a CDS encoding 30S ribosomal protein THX → MGRGDQRTKRGKISRGTSGKTRKNPKQLGKARKAKKTAAKANA